The following coding sequences lie in one Falco naumanni isolate bFalNau1 chromosome 18, bFalNau1.pat, whole genome shotgun sequence genomic window:
- the PTGES3L gene encoding putative protein PTGES3L — MTAATGTATATPAPSCCRGAGPSGGRALAGGRALAGGRSLRGARAPPRGPRGLAVPGSAGGPAGPGVCGPGRGAGLASGPRGDRDRPGPPRPPPPTLPPPADAPRPKIARGGAGTAMARQPAKTLWYDRPRYVYLEFCVEDSRDVQVVIEEQRLVFSCKNADGVEFYNEIDLYARVNSKDSREKRSDRSITCFMRKWKEKVAWPRITKENIKPAWLSVDFDNWRDWEGDEEVERAMMEQYAELLEKVTDKGPPASHG; from the exons ATGACCGCCGCTACCGGCACCGCCACCGCCACACCGGCGCCATCTTGctgccgcggggcggggcctaGCGGGGGGCGGGCCCTGGCGGGGGGGCGGGCCCTGGCAGGGGGGCGGAGCTTGCGTGGCGCCAGGGCGCCCCCCCGCGGCCCACGGGGCCTGGCGGTCCCGGGGAGTGCCGGGGGTCCCGCGGGGCCCGGGGTTTGCGGTCCAGGGCGGGGCGCTGGGCTGGCGAGTGGGCCGCGAGGTGACCGCgaccggcccggcccgccccgcccccccccgcccacgCTGCCACCCCCCGCTGACGCCCCCCGGCCCAAAATAGCGCGGGGCGGAGCCGGCACCGCCATGGCGAG GCAGCCCGCCAAGACGCTGTGGTACGACCGCCCGCGCTACGTCTACCTGGAGTTCTGCGTGGAGGACAGCAGGGACGTCCAGGTCGTCATCGAGGAGCAGCGGCTGGTCTTCAG TTGCAAGAATGCAGACGGCGTGGAGTTCTACAATGAGATCGACCTGTACGCCAGGGTCAACTCCAAG GACTCGCGGGAGAAGCGCTCTGACCGCTCCATCACGTGCTTTATGAGGAAGTGGAAGGAGAAAGTGGCCTGGCCGCGCATCACCAAGGAGAACATCAAG CCGGCCTGGCTCTCCGTGGACTTTGACAACTGGCGAGACTGGGAAGGGGACGAGGAGGTGGAGAGGGCCATGATGGAGCAGTACGCAGAG CTCCTGGAGAAGGTGACGGACAAAGGCCCCCCCGCCAGCCATGGATGA
- the RUNDC1 gene encoding RUN domain-containing protein 1 has translation MEAEGGPLGPGERWAPVGAVSAAVTAEEEEEDEEAAAGGSPQSVPRLRAERRRLHGALLALASHFAQVQFRLRQVARAGPAEQQRLLRDLEDFAFRGCPAPLAPGLGGAPSEQEKREQIEVQKEKQRELILQLKTQLDDLETFAYQEGSYDSLPQSVVMERQRMIINELIKKLDMDLSEDIATLSPEELRQRVDAAIAQIVNPARVKEQLVEQLKTQIRDLEMFINFIQDEVGSSGKVEDGHCECAGRKDGGGSCKPNTRPSGNRVNPEDARKMRETGLHLMRRMLAVLQIFAVSQFGCATDQIPRTLWQKDQANKDYSPLIKKLELSVERVRQLALKHQQEDHVISSSDLQDVPLGGRDELTLAVRKELTIALRDLMAHGLYASSQGMSLVLAPIACLIPAFTSSPQTMHPWELFVKYYNAKNGQAFVESPAHKLSQSFALPVTGGVAVTPKQSLLTAIHTVLTEHDPFKRSADSELKALVCMALNEQRLVSWVNLICKSGALVQSHYQPWSYMANTGFESALNVLSRLSNLKFNLPVDLAVRQLKNIKDAF, from the exons ATGGAGGCGGAGGGCGGCCCGCTGGGCCCGGGGGAGCGCTGGGCGCCGGTGGGCGCCGTGTCGGCGGCGGTGACggccgaggaggaggaggaggacgaggaggcggcggcgggcgggtCGCCGCAGTCGGTGCCGCGGTTGCGGGCTGAACGGCGGCGGCTGCACGGGGCGCTGCTGGCGCTGGCTTCGCACTTCGCGCAGGTGCAGTTCCGGCTGCGGCAGGTGGCCCGGGCCGGCCCGGCCGAGCAGCAGCGCCTGCTCCGCGACCTGGAGGACTTCGCCTTCCGCGGCTGCCCCGCGCCGCTAGCGCCCGGCCTAGGGGGTGCCCCG agcgAGCAAGAGAAGCGGGAGCAAATTGAGGTGCAGAAGGAGAAACAGAGAGAGCTGATCCTGCAGCTGAAGACACAGCTGGATGACCTGGAGACATTTGCTTACCAAGAGGGCAGCTATGATTCCCTGCCACAGTCTGTGGTTATGGAAAGACAACGG ATGATTATAAATGAGTTGATAAAGAAGCTGGACATGGACTTAAGTGAAGATATTGCAACGCTCTCACCAGAGGAATTGCGGCAGCGTGTGGATGCTGCCATAGCACAGATCGTTAATCCAGCCAGGGTGAAGGAACAGCTGGTGGAACAACTGAAGACACAGATAAGGGACCTCGAAATGTTCATCAACTTCATTCAGG ATGAAGTCGGAAGCTCGGGTAAGGTGGAAGATGGACACTGTGAATGTGCAGGCAGAAAAGATGGTGGTGGTTCCTGCAAACCAAATACACGGCCTTCTGGAAACAGAG TGAACCCAGAAGATGCCAGAAAGATGCGAGAGACAGGCCTGCACCTCATGCGTCGCATGCTGGCCGTGCTACAAATATTTGCTGTCAGTCAGTTTGGTTGTGCTACTGATCAGATTCCTCGGACCCTCTGGCAGAAGGACCAAGCCAACAAGGACTATTCCCCCTTAATTAAGAAACTGGAGTTGTCAGTAGAGCGGGTGAGGCAGCTGGCTCTGAAACACCAGCAGGAAGACCACGTTATCAGTTCCTCCGACCTGCAGGACGTTCCCTTAGGAGGCAGAGATGAGCTGACTCTAGCTGTGCGGAAGGAGCTGACCATAGCTTTGCGGGACCTGATGGCTCACGGGCTCTACGCCTCTTCTCAAGGAATGAGCCTGGTCTTGGCACCCATTGCGTGCTTGATTCCTGCGTTCACCTCATCGCCGCAGACCATGCACCCCTGGGAGCTCTTTGTGAAATACTACAATGCTAAGAACGGACAAGCCTTTGTAGAATCCCCGGCTCACAAGCTCTCCCAGTCCTTTGCCTTGCCTGTGACGGGAGGAGTGGCCGTTACCCCCAAGCAGAGCCTGCTGACAGCGATTCACACTGTCCTGACGGAACATGACCCCTTCAAGCGCAGTGCAGACTCTGAACTGAAAGCTCTGGTGTGTATGGCGCTGAACGAGCAGCGCCTGGTCTCCTGGGTCAATCTGATCTGCAAATCTGGAGCTCTGGTACAGTCCCACTACCAGCCATGGAGCTACATGGCAAACACAGGCTTTGAGAGCGCGCTCAATGTTCTCAGTCGCCTCAGCAACTTGAAATTCAACCTCCCGGTTGACCTGGCTGTCCGGCAGCTGAAAAACATCAAAGACgctttttga